The DNA sequence TGGGATAAAGGCAGAGATCTCTTCAACACCAGCAAAAGGAATTAGTTTCTAAGATTGATTTGTAAGTAGTTTCATTACACATGCCTCCAAAGATAAGAATGCTATCATGTCCTTTACCCATAGGATGTTGTTCTCTGTCTCTACCCACTTCTTGTCATTGGGAGGCCTAGTCTACACAAATCGGATAATGATGATTTAAactttttctaataaatattGTCAGACATCCCCAGGTAACTTTGAGCTAATCAATTCAATCTAAATGATATAAACTATATCTACACATTTGAAAGCAATATCATATTGTTATGACCCTAAGATTGGAAATATCTCATACAGTAGAAAAGCAAAGAATCAGCtgaagtatttttgaaatcagttgaGTTGGAAGAGTTGGTCTCTCTTTAAGCTAAACACTTATACTTCTTGTCTCCTCAGCAAAGAGAGCAACTGTCAGTACCTTTATTCAGTTGGCCTTTACTTGGTCAAGGGATTTGAAGAATATTCTTTCttatttgattaatttgttaCTTAATGCTACTATTTTCTATATTTACATTTTGACAGTCTAAAGATATCTAAATTTTCTTATGCACAGTAGTAATAAAAAACAAGGTAGTTAGTGTTTAAATTCTAAAGTATTGAATTCTGAGGCAGATTCAGTGTGTGACTTCTCATGGAATATCACCCAATAGGAATGGCTGAAAGATTTGTGTGAAAAGAATAAGTGGAGTCACCGAAATTCCCCCATCATCTGGAGAGAGCTGTTGGATCGTGGAGGGAAAGGTTTGCTTTTGGGAGGATATAATGAATTCCTGGAGCATGCCCAGGTATATAAATTAATTTGACTTCTCTGTTTATTGAAACATTGTCATTCTCTCTCATTATTTTTCACATGTCTTCCTTTCTAAGGTATTCTCTCAGCTCTCTTTTTTAACTCTGTTCTGGCTTTAAACAAGAACTTTCCATCATAGCCATTGTCatctaattctctctctctctggtattGACTTTTCCTTTTCCGATACTTAGCTTTACTACAGTGTCACCCCTAGCATGACGACTGAGCTGATGAAGGTAGTTGCTCAAGAGAACCTAGAGACACACATAGCAGAAGAGCTGGAGGAAGAAGACCAGAAAGGTCTCATCAACCCCTTGCAGGTCTGGATCACCAGGTGGGAGAATCAAACCCCAGGGtctatgagtttggtttttttgTATTTAGAAAGGACAATGATGTGGGATTAATTCCATGATGGAAGAATAGCTGAATGTCAAGTCTGAgatttggatggatggatggatagataaataGGTAGCTAGCTAGTTAGATAGATAggtgtatttatacatatatgtccCCCATTATAGCCCCATATATGAGTTTTAgataatatttatatacacacatagtgAATCTAAGTGCAACTTTATAGTGAAGAAATTACTTTGGTGACTGTCTCCAGCTCTTGTCCCCTCATCCTGTGTCTTTCATGCTCTGCGGCTCTCATCCTGCTCCTTGCCTTgctgtccttctttctcttccccttgcTTACTTTCCCCACCCCCATCGCACTGGCTGTTGCCCTCTCCCTCTTTCCAGCCTGCCAGCGCCCTCCTTGGCTCTTGCTTGGCGCTCATTCTCTGTAACCCCTTGTTGTGTGCCAGGCTCAGCCTATCAGTAACTAATGCTGAGGCTGGACTGGCCTGTGTGGATCTTATGATTGCAAGATGCCCTCACCCTTAACCATCAGGAAACTTGGAAAATAAGGGTTTATTACTTCGAAGTTTTGGAAATTATGTGGCACACTTGAGGGCACAGAgtgaggcaggagagagaaggtAAGAGCGAGAACATGCAAGCACTCAGGGACTGAGGCTTCGCAGGCTCACTTCTTACTGGGGAAATTAAAACCAAGAGCAGGAATTTAAAGCTCAGGAAGAGACAAAACGAGTGGTCCAAATGGTCAGTTACGGAAATCACCAAGATTGCTAAAACAAAGGAGCCTCCATGTGGGGCGGCGGCCTGGCTGTCTGTCTAGTCAGTGGCTGGCAGTGTGTTTATTCAAGACAGCCATCTTTGAAGAGGATGCCTCCCTGGCAGTCAAAGTTTAAGTCAGGAATTTgcattacttaaaagaaaaaaaaactgtcaggGTTTacacctccaccccacccctcactTTTGCCCCTCATTACTCTAGGTCTTGGGGCATGCCGTATGTCATCGcctgctctctctgtctttgcgtctgtctgtctctgtcttgcTATTCTTGCTCCCTCCCCGTTTCCTTCCCCCAACTTCCACCTCGCAAACTGCCCTTCCCACCACACATGTGTGTATTCTAATATAGACACTCACTTGAAAAAGTTTTTGTTATAAAATGTATCgaatatagaaaaaaaacctAAGAATGATATAGTAAAAATACATGAACCTAAAACCCATATttaattttagataattttttaaggattaaaattGTAGAGATACTGTTGTactcctccccaaacccactATGAAAACCAAAAATGCCCAGGTGCATTTCTGAACTCCCCTCAGGGGTCACTCAGCCCCCGGCTGGTAGCCAAGCTACAGAGTACCTGGATACTTGCTGAAAGGTGGGTGCAGGTACATGACGCCTAACTGATGTTGGCCGAGGCTTATTCATAAGGATTCAGAAAAGATGGtccttttcaaaaaaatgtcATTGCTTTGTAGATAAAggtataaaatagaaaagagcTACGGTTAAATTAAACTTgctatttttctatccttttaagagaaaatataaacatgtaaTTAGCGTGATGTGAAAgttcttttaaatttcactttctgaatattctatttcatttgaaaAGCCTTGTAAACAGGTGCACTTCTAATTTTGACGTTATTCTTAGATGGCCAGAGCCAGGGGCTAGTAGTGAGAATTCTTTTGTCCTGGTTTGATTTCTGCCTTAAAAATGCCTATTCAACTGTGTATGCCAATTTAACATAGTAAATCACCCTATTAATGCACATACAGAAATGTCTCTTGAGAATAAAGGCTTAAATGGGGTGAAAGTTGTAACCATTCACAATCTGGCCTTGTATTTTTATCAGTGCTTCTACTCCTGCCTGCTACAACCTAATTCCCATCTTGACAAGCGGTGAAGTGTTTGGAATGCAAACAGAAATTAGCATAAATCTATTTGACAATAAGCAGGCAGAAGAATATCTGAAACTCCTGTTGACGGAGACTCGGGACCTGGTGTCCCCCTTACTCCGGAGTGTCTCCTTCTGCACTAGAGTGGAGGACGCCTTCCGCCAGGCCCACGTAGTCATCATTCTGGACGAGTGTACCAACAAGGAGGTATACACGTTAGAGGACTGCATCCAAAGCAGGGTTCCTTTGTGTAGGCTGTACGGGTACCTGATTGAGAAGAACGCGCATGCTTCCGTCAGAGTTATTGTAGGAGGAAAAACCTTTGTGAATCTTAAGACATTTTTGCTTATGAAATATGCCCCAAGCATCGCCCGTAATATTATCGCTGTTGCATTGGGGGTGGAAGGTGAAGCTAAAGCTGTGCTGgccagaaaactgaaaacaactccCTCAAGTGAGTGAACtcctgtgtctgtttttgtttttaaataatgtgaTTTCAAAGCAGCTAGGAAGAACCCTGTATCCTCTAGGATCATTTGGGATACCTGGAATAGGAAGTATGAAGCAAACACAAAGAACTTCATTGTGCGATTTGACTATTGTGCAAATagtttttgtttctgtctttcatGAATATCTGACTTTGTCCATcattataaaatactaaaaaagaaatatttaatataagattaatatttttcaagtaaTACTTTGAAAcctaatattaattttttccatgatAACAGTCAACTAAAATaatcagtgctttttaaaaaagtaatcaaGTCTATGTTAAAGTGGCTCTATCCCACTTCCCACCTGAGTGACAATGGACAATCACTTAACTTTgccatgcctctgtttcctcatctgtaaaatgtgggtgTTAATAGCACCTGCTTCCTAGAACTGATGAGAGGATTCAaagagataatatttttaaagcacttagaagagCAGCTGGCACCTGATAAACATTTGCAAGGATATTAAACTTGTCAATGAGATTGTGAGATCCAATCAGTTTCTCCTATTATTCTTTGTAGTCATCAGAATCCTATAAGGATGAGACTGGATTGGAATATGGATTGTTGTATTTAAAAAGGGAGTGctgtattcaaaaatatttgtcatgTTTGACAAATTTTAGCTATCCAGGCCCTTACGGAGCAGGTGCAGCACAGTCCCAGCAGAGTCTGTTGTGAATGCTAGGAGGTGCAGGGCATCCCTCAAGCAAAATTGGGAAGACAGTGATGTGAGCCTAGGATGCCCTAAATCAGGGCATAAAGGACTTCTAAGTCCCTAACACATGACAACATGGGCTGTATTACCCATTTCTTTACACTGAAGCCCTAGAATCATAACTTCTGGTATTCTAGCACATAAATCTTGAGTGTCTCACCCCAGTGTCACTGCATACCTCAGCCAAACTGATACCAAAATTGTTCAGtaggaaaggaaaacatttgtTAATCATTTTATCTCTGTTGTCAACCTTGTTGTGTATTGTAGCACTGATTTATCATAAAAGCTCTATGATACACTGATGAACATGTCAAGAAAAGGCAGTGTTGCACAATTTAAAACATGACAGGGGCTTTCAACTAGAAAGCTGCTCTTTTGTAGGGCTGGTGAGGGGCCATAAATTCTATGCCCTGCTGCACTCAaagccaataagcatatgagaagCAGAAAAgttagggaaagaaaagagacattAGAGGATCAGCAGTCAAAGTAGAAacccaacaacaacaaagaagttAAACAAAGGGAATGAAATAGAACAACCATCAAAGAGAATCAGTCAGGGAACATTACAGATGCCAAGTGAGTAGCATGCCCTTTCAGGACATCCCTTGAGTTCAGTCACACATAACCCTGTTTCTCAGGCCATGTGCATTGGCTTAGTTctgttgcaagtgacagaaactccGCTCAAAGTCACTGGGGTCAGATAGAGAACTTCTTATGTGAGTGAAAAGTGCAAAAGGTAGTTCTTACTGCAGACACAGCTGGATGCTGGGGCTCAAATGATGATGTCAAGTCTGGCTTGTGCTCTCTCTTGGCTTATCACTCGTCTCTGCTTTCCTCAGCATTGGTTTGATTCTCAGGAAGGCTCTCTCTAAAAAGCGGCAAAATGGCCACTGACATCCCCAGACTCGTACATTTGTAGCTTACCTACCCCAGAAGAAAGAGGGctctctctctcaattctttgTACAAAAGCCTTAGCGTGATATCACATTGGCTGTTCTGGGACTACCTACCCATCTCCAAATCAATCACTGTAGCCAAGAATCTAGAATCTGGGGCTCGTGCCTATTGATAAACCTAAGGGGTGAGGACAGCTCCACCCAAACCATATGGGCTGAAATTGGCAAAAGGGtagttatttaaagaaaaatcaggatgttgttaaagaaagaaagtaggAAGAGATGGTaggaagaaaaaactgcaggTGTCCATTATAATTTTCTCCAGCATAACTCAGGGCATTTAAGGCTCTGAAGAGCCTTGGAGCTGATAGGAAAAATTATTTCCCCAGCTGCCTGCTTTTGAACACAGCTGTGTGAGAATGTGATACTTGGAGCTGCTGCAGCCATTTTAGGACCATGAGAGGAAGGCTAAGAGACTAATGTCTTTGAAACTTTAATCTGAGAAAAGTAAACTCCTAGTTAAGCCAAGCAGGTAGAATATTCTGTTACTTGAAGCCAACAACAATTTTACCTCATACAGAACAGGAAAGAATTTAATCTCCACAATAGGATGTGGTATGACAGTATAAGAGAATTAAGTTTTTAAGCAAATAAGTTAATAAGTcaataaaattacttatttttactttGGATATGACATACCTAGAAAATCCACAATTATGGAATCATATTAAACACCAAtccttatttctctttaatcCCAtcctcctaatttttttttcatagtgtaTATCACGTGTTATAGTAGCTGTTTTCTCACCCACTCTCCTCAACCCGAGAATATTGCGAGGATTTGGGCTGATCTGTTTTCTGCTAAGCCTCCCATCTGAAAGTGCTTCACACATAGAAGCTAATTCACTAACTGTTTGCTGATTAAGATGTTTCTCAGGGTCTTTTTATTACAACACCCTTATTCCGCAGGAAAGGAAACCCACCGGGAGTTAAAGCGATTTGCCTAAATTTCTCTTCCAGTCTAAAATCAAAGACTCTGTCAGAATCAAAGCAGATCAAAATTTCTCCTAATGGAAAACAAGAGTAGTGAAGTTAGGACCAGACCAGTGGTATAATTTTCAGTAATAATATTCTTCAGGGAACATTTCCTTCAGTAGTTCTTGAATTCAATCATATGCCTACACTATTTATAGACATTATGAGGAATTGCCAGTCTAATAATTAAGGAGGTGATCCCCATCATTTGCACATTTTTCGGGAGCATAAACTTAGATCTGTTTTACAGCAAAAGGACCACTcctaaaacaaacacacaaacaaaaaatagtttgCAGGCAAGTTTTTAATCTTAACACCCATTGGTAcattaattttctattgtttttattcacAGGCATCAAAGATGTGATAATTTGGGGTAATATTACTGGAAATAACTATGTTGATCTGAGAAAAGCCAAAGTTTGCGGATATGAGAGTGCTATTTGGGGACTTCCTCACTATTCACGCCCTGTTTTAAGCTTGATTTTTGATAGGTATAGTAAATTTTTCAGTGAAGTATGCTAACAATGTTGAATAAGTGTATAATAGTTGTTGTAATCTTAAATCATCTTACAAATCTTTGTACAAAAATAATTTAGCATTGTTCACATTCATCTTTATTTATACTCTCTGTTGAACAAATGGCTAATTTCACAGAATTTCAACTAGCTAATCCCCACCTCcaatttatttgattttgaaaatatgcatttttttatttcagattatCCTTAAAGCAGCTCATATATTCCATTAAGATTATCTCTAAAGCAAGCATACGTAAAGTGAGTCTTATTTAACATAAAGACAGAGATATTTATACAAGTTGAAATCAGTTGCAGCACTTTTGGGAATAAGGGATTAGGATCTTGAGCAGGCCCAGGCCATGCTGAGTGCTTGGTCCCAGAAGAGGCAGAATCAAGAAGTGGTGAGGACCACAGTGTCTAGAACCAAGCCCCTAGGTTGGAATTCTCACGTAGACAATTATTTGCTGTGCAACTTCAGagaagttccttaacctctctgtgcctcaagttTTTCATCTGCAAAGTCGAAATGGTAACATAGTATGGGCCTTATAGGGTTGTCGGGAAGATGAAATGGATTCACATATGCAAAGCACTTAGAACTGCACCTGTCACAGTCAACGGTACCATTATGATGAGGCAGAAGAGGGCCTGGAAGCATTTTTCTAAACTTTGCAGTACATTCTCAGATGCAGCATTTCCTTCCGTCGTCCCTACTCACCTTCCCTTCCTCAGAACATAGGCACTGCATCCATGCCTAGAAACTGTGTGTCCTGGGTCTACCCTCTTGGAGCCTGGTGCCTGCGTGCTGGCTGCCACATAAGGGCCGTGTCTCGTGGAGCTGAATCGCGCTGCCTCATCAGGGGAAGCCATTTAGTGTTTGTTCTAGCCCAGGTGGGCTAGTCCCTGAGTTTACATTTCAGATTATAAAAACTTAATTAGTTCCCTATTTCTCAATGTGAATGATTTAACATTTtatgatattattttatttaaaatgaaggatACCACTGGTTCCAAAATAGCATCTACATAGAATAAATTCCTTGTAATAAAAGTAATTGTCTTGCAGCCTTTGACCACTTTTCTGTGTGCCATATTTATATTATCAGATGCTTAGTAGGAAACTGTGGGACTCCCTTCTGCTATATCTCATCACTTTTCAGCAGGTTTTTTAATGGGGTTAAAGAAGCTTGAGGAAGGGTCACAAAAAGtcatatttctattttggagAGATGCTTTCATAGTTAGATCCGTTGACCCAAagaacattctttttcatttccatttcctccctccattgtaaaattgtttctttttctccttacaGTGAGTGGATAAACCAGGAATTTGTGGCAACTCTTAAAAAGTTGACCACCACAGGAAGACAATTTGGAGGCATCTTAGCAGCACACAGTATAGCCACTACATTGAAATACTGGTACCATGGCTCACCACCGGGGGAGATTGTGTCTTTAGGAGTATTAAGTGAAGGTAAATCTGGGTTTTTCATATCctgtaatattttaaaacctcCATGTGTTCCATGTACTCCTACTTATGCATCCCCACCTGTCTACCTTTTAACATGGTCTGTAAGCTGTCTGGATTTTCATAATTCCAcaaccattcatttattcatgtatgcATTCAGTTATCCATTCAGAAATTCAGCAGTATTTTGTATGCATGCACTGGGAACACTCAGAGGTATTAGATCTGTCCTCCACCTTCTGGAATCCTATAAGAGTACAAGAGAGCCagatacataaacaaaatagttcTATCAAGTTTTTCTCGCTGTACCCTAACTGAGGAAAGGAGAGCATGGTCAGTTTTATTTGGGCAGGCTGCTGGAAGAATCAGGACAAGTTTCATAAAGGAGATGACACTGCGGAAGCCTTCAAGTCTGAGTAGTGATTACTTGCTGTTAAGTGTGGGAACAACATCCGGGCACAGGAGCCATAGGAGCAAAGACAGAGGCAGGATGCAGAGCCCATCAGGACCCAGGTGTTAGGGCAACAAGAATGCGGAAAGCTTGCTCTCCATCTACAAATTCTGTATAAGCATGTTTACAGCTTTACTGCTTTAATCTACTAAACACTATTCAGAGGACTTCTACCATTTTTGAAAAGTAGGAATCAGAGAACAGTTGGTGTGTCCTGTTCTGAAGGGTTTACCTAAAGCATCTCTTCcttttgtgcttttctttctccctgtgcGAGCTCATTCACTCCCGAAGCTTCAGGCCTGGACATCCCTCTCAGCCCTAGACTGAAACATTGTCACTCAGATGTCATACTGTCACTTTAAACTAACATACACCAAACTGAACTTACGGTCTTCCTCCCCAGTCTGATCCACCTCTTGTGCTCCTTATGTTATTAGAGGAACCACCATCCTTCCAGTTGTTCCAAGGACACAGTGCAGCTCAAGGAAATATCCCCAAATCCCCCAAGTCAGCATGCATCTGTCTTTCCTCTCTACTCACTGATCATTTTGATCCTCTATCAGACAACATATTAGAGCCTGCATTTATTGGTGATGTGCTTAGCTGCATCTGTTCCCTCTGTTAGTGCGTGTGCGCCCTAGGGCAGCATTTTGGCTGGGTCTTCTTGCTGCCCCTTCATGGGTAGATGCTCAGTGGAGCCAGCTCAATTAGAGTTAAGATGCACAAGCACCCCCATGATGTGGATTCATATCAATATGTGACCTTTTCACTGAAATAGGCATTTAAGGCCttatctttatttgtaaaaagaaattaattaacTTCTTTAGGAATCATCAATAAATAATGCAATATTGAGGTCAAGGAGCAGGTGATCATTGTGTCCCTGAAACCGCATCATACAGGGAAACCCTCACATGTGTCCTCCCATAAGTCTGGCTCTTTACAGATACAACAAATGGAGAGTGAATAGAGGACGTGAGGTACCTTTAAGGAAGTCTTTTAGATCCTGGTTTCTTGATTATCCTCAATTTTTTGCTCTAGTGACACTTTTGATGACTAGAATGGCaagaataattttcttatttgattgAGGCACAAAAATGGGTGGGGAGGGCAATTTAATGTGACTGTTGCTCAGTTAGTACTAAGGAtcatcagtcttttttatttggaGCACATCCTAACTCGGAACTGGGAGCTGCGAGGAAGTCATCAAGTTTCCCGCCCTCTCTTTTTCCAAGCCCTGTCATCCCATGCTGGCTGTGGGACTGCTGTAGTAGGCTAGGAGACTGGACAAATGCCTGGGGCTCATGGGTACCTAGAGGGACAAGGAAAAGCCCCAGAAGGCAAGACTAAAGGAATCCAGACAaggcagaagagaaagacaacatGAGCCCccgaggcagaggcagaggatctgaagtgCTAGACCAAAAGGTATAAAAAAACAGAGTTGTGGTTCTTCCTGCTGAGAGGCACACAGAAGGGGAATGGTCAGAACTTGGAGAGGTGCCCAATCAATACTTCTAGGGTAGGTGTTTCAGGCCACCCTGGGAAGGAATTCCAGAAATGTGATCCcaccattttcattaaaaatcacGTACGCTGCCTGTCCTTGTCTACAATGCCTAACGGTGCTTGTGTTTGGCTGTGCTTGGATCGCTCACTACAGGCCAATTTGGGATTCCTGAAGGGATCGTCTTTTCTATGCCTGTGAAGTTTGAGAATGGAACTTGGGTGGTTCTTACAGATCTcaaagatatcaaaataaatgaaaaaatattgaccAGAATAACAAGTGATCTACTTCAGGTAATGTCAGAATAGATACAAGGGAACTGACTTTGATAATGACCTTAACTTGAGTCCACTAGGCCAAGGCATACAGTGATTTTCTGTGGGTTCAGTGTTCATCATATTCCTAAAACAGTAAGGAGGCAATAAAAGTTTGAAGAAATCAGCAAAAGAACACTActcattattttatgtaatttctggtatgttaaaaaatatttgttggttACTTAAAAATTAAGAGTGTTTTTTTGTTAAAGAATAATTAAGTTAGTCATTGTGGCCATTTAATTCTCTGATTATAAAATTTTTCAACAGGAAAAACTTGTTGCTCTTGGAGATTTGATAAGTTTTCAGCCATATCAATCAGGTAAACTTTTAGATGTGATGTTTTATTGGGCTGCTAGTGAAAGAGTattgaaatatttgttaaaactgaGTCACTACTTAATACAGGTAACTATAATCCATATTTTGACACTTAAATAAATCCATAATTTGACACAAAATAAATTTCCGACAAAATAAATTTCCAGGTTCAGTGTACCCTTTGAAATAAAGCATTTCATAAGAATGCTAGAGAAGGCACATCTTAAAAACACCATGACCTTTTAAGTTTGGTGTGCACcatatgtattagtttcctaaggctatcataacaaattaccacaaactggatgttttaaaacaaaaatttattctctcatggaCTGGACAATAGAACACCTAAATCAAGGTGTTTCCGGGGCTATGCTGCCACTGAAGGGCCTAGGAAAGAACCTTCCCCTCCCTCTTCtagtgtgtgtatttatatagacacatatatatgtgtgtgtgtgtgtgtgtgtgtgtgtgtgtgtgtgtgtgtgtgtgtgtgtgtgtatgtctatgtTTTCAAATCCCCCTTtccttataaggataccagtcattgAATTTAGAGCCAGTATGACcccattttaacttgattatatcTGCTGAaacactatttccaaataaggtcatattcacagTTACCAGGaattaggacttcagcatatctttttggggacacagttcaacccacaacactacatttacttttaaataaacttaaaagcTCATTTTTCTTATTGGCATTTTCTGTAACCATAAACTCACAAGGAAGTACTATCATCTAAGTAAGAATGTCTGAGGGGTGATGACACATGTCTCTGGAGGCCAGGAAAGAGGTATGGGCTGGAGATGAGGATATGGAGTCATCAGTTATTAAAAGTTGATAACCATGGTGATCCTCTGGGCAAGGAAGACTTCACTGCATGATTTCTCataccttttgaattttgttcCATGTGCATGTTTCAGACATTCAAAAGTATAAATAGGTAGATAGACAGCTAGATGAATGGGTGTTAACGTTTAACTACCATTGGAGAGGAAGAAGATGAAAATGGAGTGGGCTGAGGAGGAAGATCCTCAGGACAGCAGTGGAAAACAAACCAGAGCCCAAGATCAGCCTCCAGCAGAAGGTGTCTCCACTGCTGAGGCCCAAGAGAAAGAGATGATGGCTGTGGGTATAAGGAAGTGTGTAGAATGGAAGGATTCAGAACAACTAGGCAGCAAGACCAGGTCCCAAAGGTCAACAACTAGAGAAAAGGCTAGTGTTGTAGGGAAAGAGGTGAAGGTCTGAAACAACCttgaagacaaaaggaaagaaggacaacagaaaaaaaaacatttatttttcagagctaGGGGCTCAGTGGAAGTTAGAGACTGAATTTGTAGTGACTCCCAGGTAGAGTTTTGTTATTTCCTGCAGAGGTGCTCGGCTGCCTAAAAGCAAAAGTGGGAACCTAGATGCATGGTTTGTAGTAAGCCCGGAAGTATTTGAGTGTATTGCCACCCCTGAAATTAGAACAAATgcaattagaataaaaataacactaCACTGCATTCCAACAAAATGCTGAATATTTCCATGATGATCTTATTTAGAATACCAAATTATCTCCCCcaactatttatttttctcatatttttgtgtgtgcttgTTTTAGTGTCACTCTATGGGGCCTAAGGTGATTTGGTTATTGGCATTGAATATGGGAATAAAAAATGAGTATAGTTTTGTTACATAGCATTTGAGAAGGAGGGAGGTGAGGCAAAGAAATTGGAGATAATTGCAAGAAAACTGATAAAGTGATGGACTACAAGGGTCTAATTTAGATGAAGAAGGgagtaataaatagaaataaaaggcagggTGATATGGAAATATTTAACAACCAATATGGTACAGATGCCACCCAATTAAAACAGTTGCTCACCTCTCAGAATGGATTCACTGGTAAAAAGAACCTGGCAGGAGACAGGACTGCTCTTGGTCCTGAACAGAGAGGGTTTAATGAGGCCAAAATACCAGCAGTGGTAGGAAgggcagggagacagggaggaaaaGGGTTATATGGGCAGAGGGTGGGCTTTGGGAATTCAGATGCAATTTGGGCAGGTGGTCAAGTCACCAGCGATGGGCCAAACCAAGCAAAGCCCCAGTGCAgcacggaggaggaggaggggtgggctCAGAAGCCCAGAGAGCAAACGGTTTTAACTTGAACTCTTTCACTCTCAGAGGTTAAAGGCCATTTGTACAGCTTCCTGCATGTGGCAGTC is a window from the Manis javanica isolate MJ-LG chromosome 5, MJ_LKY, whole genome shotgun sequence genome containing:
- the LOC108385542 gene encoding putative malate dehydrogenase 1B isoform X2; translation: MIVYPQHLTLPAQLQTAALSFKERLRHATGGTVARKPRSRVFCGGGLGFTMAKFVLAGRADCPYYAKAELLADYLQKNLPDFRIHKITQHPHVWEEWLKDLCEKNKWSHRNSPIIWRELLDRGGKGLLLGGYNEFLEHAQLYYSVTPSMTTELMKVVAQENLETHIAEELEEEDQKGLINPLQVWITSASTPACYNLIPILTSGEVFGMQTEISINLFDNKQAEEYLKLLLTETRDLVSPLLRSVSFCTRVEDAFRQAHVVIILDECTNKEVYTLEDCIQSRVPLCRLYGYLIEKNAHASVRVIVGGKTFVNLKTFLLMKYAPSIARNIIAVALGVEGEAKAVLARKLKTTPSSIKDVIIWGNITGNNYVDLRKAKVCGYESAIWGLPHYSRPVLSLIFDSEWINQEFVATLKKLTTTGRQFGGILAAHSIATTLKYWYHGSPPGEIVSLGVLSEGQFGIPEGIVFSMPVKFENGTWVVLTDLKDIKINEKILTRITSDLLQEKLVALGDLISFQPYQSDSEGKTV
- the LOC108385542 gene encoding putative malate dehydrogenase 1B isoform X4, yielding MIVYPQHLTLPAQLQTAALSFKERLRHATGGTVARKPRSRVFCGGGLGFTMAKFVLAGRADCPYYAKAELLADYLQKNLPDFRIHKITQHPHVWEEWLKDLCEKNKWSHRNSPIIWRELLDRGGKGLLLGGYNEFLEHAQLYYSVTPSMTTELMKVVAQENLETHIAEELEEEDQKGLINPLQVWITSASTPACYNLIPILTSGEVFGMQTEISINLFDNKQAEEYLKLLLTETRDLVSPLLRSVSFCTRVEDAFRQAHVVIILDECTNKEVYTLEDCIQSRVPLCRLYGYLIEKNAHASVRVIVGGKTFVNLKTFLLMKYAPSIARNIIAVALGVEGEAKAVLARKLKTTPSSIKDVIIWGNITGNNYVDLRKAKVCGYESAIWGLPHYSRPVLSLIFDSEWINQEFVATLKKLTTTGRQFGGILAAHSIATTLKYWYHGSPPGEIVSLGVLSEGKTCCSWRFDKFSAISIRF
- the LOC108385542 gene encoding putative malate dehydrogenase 1B isoform X5, with translation MIVYPQHLTLPAQLQTAALSFKERLRHATGGTVARKPRSRVFCGGGLGFTMAKFVLAGRADCPYYAKAELLADYLQKNLPDFRIHKITQHPHVWEEWLKDLCEKNKWSHRNSPIIWRELLDRGGKGLLLGGYNEFLEHAQLYYSVTPSMTTELMKVVAQENLETHIAEELEEEDQKGLINPLQVWITSASTPACYNLIPILTSGEVFGMQTEISINLFDNKQAEEYLKLLLTETRDLVSPLLRSVSFCTRVEDAFRQAHVVIILDECTNKEVYTLEDCIQSRVPLCRLYGYLIEKNAHASVRVIVGGKTFVNLKTFLLMKYAPSIARNIIAVALGVEGEAKAVLARKLKTTPSSIKDVIIWGNITGNNYVDLRKAKVCGYESAIWGLPHYSRPVLSLIFDSEWINQEFVATLKKLTTTGRQFGGILAAHSIATTLKYWYHGSPPGEIVSLGVLSEGKTCCSWRFDKFSAISIRN
- the LOC108385542 gene encoding putative malate dehydrogenase 1B isoform X1; protein product: MIVYPQHLTLPAQLQTAALSFKERLRHATGGTVARKPRSRVFCGGGLGFTMAKFVLAGRADCPYYAKAELLADYLQKNLPDFRIHKITQHPHVWEEWLKDLCEKNKWSHRNSPIIWRELLDRGGKGLLLGGYNEFLEHAQLYYSVTPSMTTELMKVVAQENLETHIAEELEEEDQKGLINPLQVWITSASTPACYNLIPILTSGEVFGMQTEISINLFDNKQAEEYLKLLLTETRDLVSPLLRSVSFCTRVEDAFRQAHVVIILDECTNKEVYTLEDCIQSRVPLCRLYGYLIEKNAHASVRVIVGGKTFVNLKTFLLMKYAPSIARNIIAVALGVEGEAKAVLARKLKTTPSSIKDVIIWGNITGNNYVDLRKAKVCGYESAIWGLPHYSRPVLSLIFDSEWINQEFVATLKKLTTTGRQFGGILAAHSIATTLKYWYHGSPPGEIVSLGVLSEGQFGIPEGIVFSMPVKFENGTWVVLTDLKDIKINEKILTRITSDLLQEKLVALGDLISFQPYQSETDLAKKDEKSLRTINGNQENQRDSDDSEGKTV